A region from the Oncorhynchus tshawytscha isolate Ot180627B linkage group LG26, Otsh_v2.0, whole genome shotgun sequence genome encodes:
- the LOC112225654 gene encoding trace amine-associated receptor 13c-like isoform X2, with protein sequence MYLLQDCSVFGQLLHELLAGEVDVCLHNKHGLDVTVFLNLLVIISISHFKQLQTPTNLLILSLAVADLLVGLIVIPVTTVAIMESCWGFGEYFCVFHLYMAFLCTSLSLGNLVLISIDRYVAVCDPLLYHSKTTITRMTCCISITWCCCIIYRAAIVKSFVNVQVPSRCLNECFTVEGITWANIVEIVITMVVPCSIIITLYLKIFVVARSQARKVFSKETARVSDVKTVQANKSERKAAKTLSIVVVNYFICWIPSLFVFFFLSFLSDNLSLFIRFLPLVNSLINPIIYAFFYPWFKVTAKHILTLKVRRS encoded by the exons ATGTATCTTCTTCAGGATTGCTCTGTCTTTGGCCAGCTTCTCCATGAACTCCTGGCAGGGGAGGTTGACGTTTGTCTTCACAATAAACATGGCCTTGATG TTACAGTATTTTTGAACCTACTGGtgatcatctccatctctcacttcaaGCAGCTCCAGACTCCAACCAAcctgctcatcctctctctggctgtggcaGATCTCCTGGTGGGACTGATTGTGATACCAGTAACGACTGTAGCAATAATGGAATCATGCTGGGGTTTTGGggaatatttctgtgtgtttcatTTATATATGGCTTTTTTATGTACTTCTTTATCTCTGGGCAATTTGGTCTTGATATCTATTGACCGCTATGTTGCTGTGTGTGATCCCTTATTGTACCACTCTAAAACAACAATAACAAGAATGACGTGTTGTATATCCATCACCTGGTGTTGTTGTATCATATACCGTGCTGCTATTGTAAAAAGCTTTGTAAATGTACAGGTACCCAGTaggtgtttgaatgaatgttttacTGTTGAAGGGATAACCTGGGCTAATATCGTTGAAATTGTAATTACAATGGTTGTCCCGTGCTCTATTATTATAACACTTTATTTGAAAATCTTTGTGGTGGCCAGATCACAGGCCAGAAAGGTATTTTCAAAAGAGACCGCCAGAGTGTCTGATGTTAAAACTGTACAGGCAAATAAGTCTGAGAGAAAAGCAGCAAAAACTCTGTCCATTGTTGTTGTCAACTATTTCATTTGTTGGATTCCATCtctatttgttttcttttttttgtcttttttaagTGACAATTTATCACTTTTCATCCGTTTTCTGCCACTTGTTAATTCCTTAATTAATCCAATAATTTATGCTTTCTTTTATCCATGGTTCAAAGTGACAGCTAAACATATTTTAACTCTGAAGGTAAGGCGTTCATAG
- the LOC112225654 gene encoding trace amine-associated receptor 13c-like isoform X1, whose translation MYLLQDCSVFGQLLHELLAGEVDVCLHNKHGLDAVTVFLNLLVIISISHFKQLQTPTNLLILSLAVADLLVGLIVIPVTTVAIMESCWGFGEYFCVFHLYMAFLCTSLSLGNLVLISIDRYVAVCDPLLYHSKTTITRMTCCISITWCCCIIYRAAIVKSFVNVQVPSRCLNECFTVEGITWANIVEIVITMVVPCSIIITLYLKIFVVARSQARKVFSKETARVSDVKTVQANKSERKAAKTLSIVVVNYFICWIPSLFVFFFLSFLSDNLSLFIRFLPLVNSLINPIIYAFFYPWFKVTAKHILTLKVRRS comes from the exons ATGTATCTTCTTCAGGATTGCTCTGTCTTTGGCCAGCTTCTCCATGAACTCCTGGCAGGGGAGGTTGACGTTTGTCTTCACAATAAACATGGCCTTGATG CAGTTACAGTATTTTTGAACCTACTGGtgatcatctccatctctcacttcaaGCAGCTCCAGACTCCAACCAAcctgctcatcctctctctggctgtggcaGATCTCCTGGTGGGACTGATTGTGATACCAGTAACGACTGTAGCAATAATGGAATCATGCTGGGGTTTTGGggaatatttctgtgtgtttcatTTATATATGGCTTTTTTATGTACTTCTTTATCTCTGGGCAATTTGGTCTTGATATCTATTGACCGCTATGTTGCTGTGTGTGATCCCTTATTGTACCACTCTAAAACAACAATAACAAGAATGACGTGTTGTATATCCATCACCTGGTGTTGTTGTATCATATACCGTGCTGCTATTGTAAAAAGCTTTGTAAATGTACAGGTACCCAGTaggtgtttgaatgaatgttttacTGTTGAAGGGATAACCTGGGCTAATATCGTTGAAATTGTAATTACAATGGTTGTCCCGTGCTCTATTATTATAACACTTTATTTGAAAATCTTTGTGGTGGCCAGATCACAGGCCAGAAAGGTATTTTCAAAAGAGACCGCCAGAGTGTCTGATGTTAAAACTGTACAGGCAAATAAGTCTGAGAGAAAAGCAGCAAAAACTCTGTCCATTGTTGTTGTCAACTATTTCATTTGTTGGATTCCATCtctatttgttttcttttttttgtcttttttaagTGACAATTTATCACTTTTCATCCGTTTTCTGCCACTTGTTAATTCCTTAATTAATCCAATAATTTATGCTTTCTTTTATCCATGGTTCAAAGTGACAGCTAAACATATTTTAACTCTGAAGGTAAGGCGTTCATAG